GAAATGGAATTGGGGTGTGGTTTCtggtcctttttcttttcactttccttctcttttattGTTCAAGAAAAAATGGAGATATTCCAAATCTTGGTTTCCATTCTCTCGGATTTGATGCATCTGTggtgtggttttttttttcttcttttttatttcagAAATTACAGGGACCTCGTCGGAAGATCGAGATGTAGCCGTGTGGTGCAGAATGATGAGTCGAGATTAGCTTTTCGATCGGACATTTTCTTATagatcttcttccttttccgAGCGGATCTCTTTTCGAAAGTGTGCTTTAGTATCTCAGCTGCATCTGACCCTCTGCTGGATGAGCCAGGACGCCCTATGGCGTGTGGCTGAACGGAATATCATCACAGAAATCCAAGACTCATCGGAGATAGTTGACTTTCCACTGATTTGTCAAAGTAGAGCACACATCACCGACTGTGCGCAAGGTTTGCCACCTTGGTCATTTTGAGTATAGGAGAGAAactggaggaagatgcaGGAAGTACTGCCACGACGGTCAGTTGTGTAGCAAAGAAGCTCGAGTTCTTCAGTTGCCAGCTCTATTGCTGACAGTACTGCACATATGCTTCGATGTTGAGTACAGAAACAAGTTTACTTGGCATTGCACAGATTCCAACGATGCCCTTTCGTACATGACTCGTCAAGTCATTGGATTCATGAAATATTCCAGAAAAATACCAGGTCTCATTATTTGATTATGGTCGGCTTTATGAATGGAGTCATAAAAGCCTGCGGTGGGCATGTGTCACATCGCCTGCCCAGGTGCCTATAGTATGTGCACATTGCTCATTTCATGTAACTTGTGTTTTCGTGCCCACAATACGCTCGGCGAAGATGGGAAACTCTTCCCATGAGGCCCCTCACGAGCATGATTGCATTGTGGAGTAAGCCATTTCAAACTGCATATCACAAATCAGTCTCAACGCACAAAAATCCCCTGGGTACTGTTTGTCGATATGTGTCTGAATTTGTAAACACTCACCTGTTCATTTGTCTGACAGATCAGCACTCGCGGCCCATTGGAGGATGCCGGGGAAATGTCCTTGACCACCTCGTCATCCTCTGGACCCTGTTcattggccttggcctcaaTGGCAAAGCCGAGGCACTGACTCTTTTCCACCAGGACTTGCCGAAGAAGGGCACTTTTCTCGCCGATGCcaccggcaaagaccagCGCATCAACCTCGCCGCCCAATTTCAGGTAGTAGTTGCCAATGTATCCCAGCATTCGGTCGACGACGATATCAAAGGCGAGCTTGTGAGCTTCAGAGGGGAACTTTTCCACAGCAATCTGTGCAAAGTCTGTGGTTCCAGTGAGAGCCTTCCATCCGGACTTTTTGTTCAGGATCTCCTCCGCCTGAAAATGGACGCGCAAAGCTTGGGTCAGTCATTGATCGGAtagaagatcatcgagtaTCGGACTCACCGTGCTAATGTGCATTTCCTTGGTACTTGCGGGACTCAGTTTGCCCGCGTCGCTTGTGTAATGAAACACGAGGCTGGGATTGTCGAGCCTGTCAGAGAGAATTCTGCAAGACGAGTGTACTTTCACACAGACTTACGAAGGATCAATATCGCCGCTGCGAGTCGCACCTGGTAGCCCCGATAAGGGAGTCAGACCCATCCTAGCCAGCCACGTCAGCCTCCAACTTGAACAACCGATCTGGAAGCACAATCTCTCACGTCGTATCCACTGATTTCCCATCTTTAATGGCACACATTGAAGCTCCGCTTCCAATGTGCATGGCAATCACGTTGGTCTGCTCTTGAGGTTTCCCTAGAAATTGGGCGACGGAGCGCAGAATGAAAGAGTAGCTGATCCCATGGAATCCATACTTCCGTAGTCCATTGGCTTTGGCAATCTCCTGGTTGATCGGGTAGGTCTTGACGCAGTCAGGCAGGGTCTGATGAAAGGCCGAGTCGAAGCAGGTAATACTTTTGACGCTGGGCAGTTCCTTCTTGCACAGTCGTACAATTTCGAGCGCAGAGAAGTTGTGactgaagaaggaagatggcaatgGGTACCAATTAGTTCAATCGTGAATCTGAAAGGATCTTGTCGGCACTGAGGTGTCGTCGAGCTTGGTCACATACAGCGGAGCCAGATCCTCCAATTTCTCCAGATGGTGAAGGGTGTCGTCGTTAATCTCCACGGCCTCGTGATACTCCCCCCCGTGTACGATGCGGTGGCAGATGTAGGCGAGGTCATGTTCGCTAGCCACCTCTGATAGCTCGGGATCCTTGAAGCAGCGTTGAAGGAGGTATTTGAAGGCATCTTGCGGAGTGCCcaattcctcctccagctcctcttTCACTTTGGTCTTTCCGTGCTGGTATTTGAAGGTGGGGGGAGGTGCTGTGATGCCCGAGATTTGAGCGTCGGCGATCTGCGGGGGATTTTCGCATGTATAAAAAGTGACTTtgacggaggaggagcccgCATTGACAGCTAGGATATACTTCCCCATGATTGACGGATGGAAATGAAATCGGGATCAAGTACTCTCTCTTTGAATTTGGATATGATGACTTCGCCCTTTGTCTTCATTGACAAAGAAGCTATGCTCGTTCGGAAGTCACCGCCGTGATTGATGACTTGACTCTGGTGGGACGATGGTCGGTAGCTGCGGAACAGCAGATGATGTCAGAGTCGTCGGGTCGGCTGGAGCCGAATCGCCGGGTGACGTCGGGTGCAGTGGGGCCACGCAGCCAATGAAAGTGGGGAGGACGAGACAGGGACGTGGTGGAAGTAAATAAACTTGCTGAGTACAAGCGTCTCTGTGCTTGCCAGACGGGCCCCTGTGGTCACCGTGGGTTGAGGGAGGTCAGATCTGAGTTGTCCCTCTTGCAAGGCTCGGAAGTGCGGGATGAGGAATGCAGGCTCCGAGGAAGAccgcccaaaaaaaacaaacctGGCCATGACATACAAATTAGGTCATTGCTTGGTCTGCTCAATAGACATACTACCGTGACCTTAATGTATCTCGAATCGTCAATCAACCGCGTCGAGGTAGTTCATACCTCAGGCTAATCAAGTGGAGGTGTACCCTATTTAGCACTTGCACTCAATACCTGCTGAGCTCTCGCCGTtgttcttcatctttcttggAAGGCCCTGTTCCATATCGCACCAGACACAACTCCATTGTAACCTTCACCTTTGGCTCGTGGGCCGAAGAATCAAACCTTACTTCTTTCTGTTCACACTGCCACGTGGATTTTCCTTCCCCTGCCAAGATTCCCAAGTCCTTGACCTGGAGATACCGAATCGCATATCGATAGCAGCCATGCCAGGAGAAGTAATCGATCGACCCAACCCGGGGCCTTTGCCCTCCCAATTGCCAGACGAGGTAGCACAGCTGGCGATCACGCTAGAATCCAAGAAGCTGGACCCGGAGATCATCAATGCTCTGCTCAAGTTTCGCAGAGCCGCATCTTATGTGGCGGCCGGTAGGTGCTCGAACGATGCCAACGACCAAACTGAAAAACTAGACTACTGACGGCGTTTGCAAGCCATGATTTTCCTTCAAGATAACACTCTGCTCGAACGGGATTTGACGTTCGAGGACATTAAGCCTAGATTGTTAGGTACATGATTGCCTCCCCTCCTAGCAGCGGTTATTATACCCGCGCATAGGTTCGAATACTCATCTGCGCCGTTTCAATAGGTCACTGGGGAACATGCCCGGGTCTCATCCTGGTATACTCGCATCTGAATTACTTGATTCGAACTCGCGATCTGAACATGCTCTATGTGGTCGGACCTGGACACGGTGCCCCGGCTATCCTCGCATCCCTCTGGTTGGAAGACTCGCTGGCGAGATTCTACCCCGAGTATAGTCGCAATAGCAAGGGTTTGCATCGCCTGATTGCGAACTTTAGCACATCATCGGGATTCCCCAGGTAGGATGCCCATCAGCCTTAACTTATGGAAGTAGATTAGTTGACAACCATACGTTGGGTGACAGCCACATCAATGCCGAGACTCCCGGCGCCATCCACGAGGGCGGCGAGCTTGGTTATGCACTGTCGGTATCATTTGGTGCGGTGATGGATAACCCGGATCTCATCGTGCCTTGCATCGTTGGAGATGGTGAGGCGGAAACGGGTCCCACAGCCACGTATGTATcccctgtttttttttcctcggTGCGACAACGGCACGTGCTTACTTACAGATTCCAGTTCATGGCATGGAATCAAGTATATTGATCCCAAAGAGTCTGGAGCAGTTCTGCCTATCTTGCATCTCAACGGCTTCAAGATCAGTGAGCGCACCATCTTTGGGTGCATGGATAATAAAGAGCTCGTGAGCTTGTTCAGCGGCTATGGCTACCAAGTCCGCTTGGTTGAAGATTTGGAGGACATCGATACCGACCTACACTTCTCCATGGCATGGGCAGTCGATgagatccagaagatccagaaggCTGCTCGTTCGGGTCAACCGATGGTCAAGCCACGATGGCCCATGCTGATTTTGCGGACACCCAAGGTGAGCGCATTGAGCTTCATCCCAATACGGTCAAATCGGACTAATGGGGTGATTTAGGGTTGGTCTGGTCCCAAGGAGCTGGGTGGCCAATACATTGAAGGGTCATTCCATTCTCATCAAGTACCCTtgcccaaggccaagtccGACCAGGAGCAACTGGGCATGCTTCAAAAATGGCTGGCCGGCTACAAGCCCCGAGAATTGTTCACTGGGAGCGGAGACATCACCGACGACATCAAGTCCGTGATTCCTCAAAAGGATCACATGAAGCTTGGTCAGCGCGTTGAGGCCTTTGACAAATACGAAGCTCCCATTCTTCCAGACTGGAAGAAATTCTGTGTGGCTCAGCGCAGTCAGGAAAGCGCCATGAAGACCATCGGGAAGCTGATCGATGAGGTCTTTGTTCAAAACCCTCACAGCGTGCGTCTTTTCAGTCCCGATGAACTAGAGAGCAACAAGTTGGATGCCGTCTTTGATCACACCAATCGAAACTTCCAGTGGGATGAGTTCGCCAACGCCCGTGGGGGTCGAGTGATTGAGGTACTGAGCGAGCACATGTGTCAGGGCTTTATGCAGGGATACTCATTGACGGGACGGGTGGGGATTTTCCCATCCTATGAGAGCTTCCTGGGCATCATCCACACTATGATGGTGCAGTATGCCAAGTTCATCAAAATGGTACGTGACCTTCCCTCCTGAATGTTGCCGTTTTCCCAGATCAGTACACTGACTCAACCGGGCACAAAGGCTCGTGAGACCAAGTGGCACCGTGCTGTCAGCAGTCTCAACTACATCGAGACCAGCACATGGGCTCGTCAAGAGCATAATGGCTTTTCCCACCAGAACCCATCTTTCATCGGAGCGGTCTTGAAACTCAAGCCCGATGCGGCTCGTGTGTATCTGCCACCCGACGCAAACACCTTCTTGTCGACCGTGCACCACTGTCTGAAGTCAAAGAACTACATCAACTTGATGGTTGGCTCCAAGCAGCCCACCCCCGTCTACCTGACggccgaggaagccgagAATCACTGCCGTGCCGGCGCCTCGGTGTGGAAATTCTGCAGTACCGATGACGGACTCGACCCGGACGTGGTCCTGGTCGGTATCGGTGTCGAAGTCATGTTTGAGGTGATCCAAGCGGCGGCAATTCTGCGAAAGCGGGCTCCCTCATTGCGCGTGCGAATTGTCAACGTGACGGACCTGCTCATCCTGGAAAACACGGGCTCCCACCCACACGCGCTTTCGGGGGATGCATTCGACAACTTGTTCACCCCGGACCGACCCATCCACTTCAACTACCACGGTTATCCAGTGGATCTACAGGGATTGCTCTTTGGCCGTCCCAATCTCGACCGAATTTCCATTGCTGGCTATATGGAGGAGGGCAGTACCACGACCCCTTTCGACATGATGCTGGTGAACCAGACATCTCGCTACCACGTTGCACGGGCAGCGATTGAAGGGGGCGCCAAGCGCAACGAGAAAGTCCGCATCCACCATCAGGAATTGACGTCTGAGCTGAGTCACAACATCTTGGAGACGAGAAAGTATATCACTACCAATCACCAAGGTCAGTCCCTCAACCCCTCTTTActtgcccctccccctttttgcCCATTTGCGTGTATGTtgactgactttttttcaatttcagATCCGGTGGGCACTTATGACATGCCCGAGTTTCAATAAAATCTGTTCTAAAGAcaggaggggaaaggagagagaagaatggagCATCGCGGTGCCGCGACAAGATTTCCGAGAGCCATGTGATTCAGAACGTGCAATGTCCGTGCATTGAAGGGTTTGAAGTTCCCGGCCAGCCACTTCCTGGGCTAATAGAAGATCATGCCAAATACTACTTTAATACGAAGATCTTTTTGCCTTTTCAATCAATCTCACAGATCGAACCACATGGTAATGTCCATACGTTCCCAAGGCATGTAATAGAAGTGACAAATGCAAGTTATGGGTGAAGAGCATACTCTTCTCAACGGCCACGCTGGCGGGGCTCTCCGCGTCTTGAAGCATCGTCATTCGGGAGTCCAGCACTCAACACGGTGCTACTTGGGTGGCTCGTTGAAGCTCCCATGGATTGAGAGCAGGTGGAAGAATCGGGGgttggagagggagagaagccCTCCACGTTTTGATGTGGA
The nucleotide sequence above comes from Penicillium oxalicum strain HP7-1 chromosome II, whole genome shotgun sequence. Encoded proteins:
- a CDS encoding putative acetate kinase; the encoded protein is MGKYILAVNAGSSSVKVTFYTCENPPQIADAQISGITAPPPTFKYQHGKTKVKEELEEELGTPQDAFKYLLQRCFKDPELSEVASEHDLAYICHRIVHGGEYHEAVEINDDTLHHLEKLEDLAPLHNFSALEIVRLCKKELPSVKSITCFDSAFHQTLPDCVKTYPINQEIAKANGLRKYGFHGISYSFILRSVAQFLGKPQEQTNVIAMHIGSGASMCAIKDGKSVDTTMGLTPLSGLPGATRSGDIDPSLVFHYTSDAGKLSPASTKEMHISTAEEILNKKSGWKALTGTTDFAQIAVEKFPSEAHKLAFDIVVDRMLGYIGNYYLKLGGEVDALVFAGGIGEKSALLRQVLVEKSQCLGFAIEAKANEQGPEDDEVVKDISPASSNGPRVLICQTNEQFEMAYSTMQSCS
- a CDS encoding putative phosphoketolase; this encodes MPGEVIDRPNPGPLPSQLPDEVAQLAITLESKKLDPEIINALLKFRRAASYVAAAMIFLQDNTLLERDLTFEDIKPRLLGHWGTCPGLILVYSHLNYLIRTRDLNMLYVVGPGHGAPAILASLWLEDSLARFYPEYSRNSKGLHRLIANFSTSSGFPSHINAETPGAIHEGGELGYALSVSFGAVMDNPDLIVPCIVGDGEAETGPTATSWHGIKYIDPKESGAVLPILHLNGFKISERTIFGCMDNKELVSLFSGYGYQVRLVEDLEDIDTDLHFSMAWAVDEIQKIQKAARSGQPMVKPRWPMLILRTPKGWSGPKELGGQYIEGSFHSHQVPLPKAKSDQEQLGMLQKWLAGYKPRELFTGSGDITDDIKSVIPQKDHMKLGQRVEAFDKYEAPILPDWKKFCVAQRSQESAMKTIGKLIDEVFVQNPHSVRLFSPDELESNKLDAVFDHTNRNFQWDEFANARGGRVIEVLSEHMCQGFMQGYSLTGRVGIFPSYESFLGIIHTMMVQYAKFIKMARETKWHRAVSSLNYIETSTWARQEHNGFSHQNPSFIGAVLKLKPDAARVYLPPDANTFLSTVHHCLKSKNYINLMVGSKQPTPVYLTAEEAENHCRAGASVWKFCSTDDGLDPDVVLVGIGVEVMFEVIQAAAILRKRAPSLRVRIVNVTDLLILENTGSHPHALSGDAFDNLFTPDRPIHFNYHGYPVDLQGLLFGRPNLDRISIAGYMEEGSTTTPFDMMLVNQTSRYHVARAAIEGGAKRNEKVRIHHQELTSELSHNILETRKYITTNHQDPVGTYDMPEFQ